GTGAGCTTCCCTccatctctcgcctcgcttgtacccctactacgggcacccccggtgcaagacagtacaatgctctcgcacacccctttgctggacgtacggcccaacggccggaaccaggataaacccgtgtgttactgagttgcctcttgcatcaaccatctgagACGAGGAAcatgcagcatcatcactagttggtgccggaccatcgggtcaggacaccgacacaaATATACTGTTCATTGAGTCAAAAGTCATATTTACATGGCAGTCCTTGCTGTTGTTGTAGTTGGCTGAAACATGCCAGCGGGTGCTGTACGAGCAATGGAAGCGTAAAACacattgcaaggttgaattatcATCAGAGTAGACAAATTATTCCTCTAAATTAACACCAAACTACAGTTCCCTCCTTCCTTCATGATCTCATATCTGGATCTGAAAGAAACGTAAACCCTCATGCAGAGTAATTGTCCCTAATAATTGAGACATGCCAGGTCGATAAGCTCACTCATTAATGTTTGTTGAAGTATTAAACTGCAGGTGCACCACAATCTGTCTGTACCAAAAGTGCATGACATATGGAGGGTGGTGACCAAGATTCCTTCTGTCATTTTCTCTATCCATGCCATTGCTTTTGCAACTCTTTTATAAAGAGGGAGAAGCCAAGGTTGAGCACCAACAAACGGCAGCTTCTCTTGCCTAATCTTCTCTACCATCTCCAGTTCTCCATATATTGCATCAAAGCATCAACCCCAAGCATGGCTTCCCATCTGACATCCTCAAGTCTGCCTTCTAGCCCTCGTTCAAACGAAGCCGCAGTTGAGCAGCAGCTTGAGAACTTGAAGACAATCATCTCTTCACCCTCGGCAACCATTGACACAATGTGCCATGGTTTGAGGAGGCTTACAAGCATCTATAATGGCATTGGAGAGATGATGTGCACACCAAGCAACCAAGCTAGCCTCTGCCAAACCCTGCAAAAGAAGGCAGTAGAGGAAGTGCTTGGACGGTCACTCATCTTGCTTGACCTCTGCAGTGCCATGCAGGAAAGCTTTACCGACCTGAAGATGACTGTACAAGAGCTGCTCATGTCTCTCAAAAGAGGAGACATTGCAGCTGCTCAAGTCAAGGCATACATCCAGCTGGCCAAGAAGACACATTAACAGTTCAAGACAGTCTGCAAAAAAGACTACTTCTGATAAGAAGGATTGCAGGGTGGTGAAGGTACTGGAAGAAGCATGAATCATCACTACCTTGCTGCTTGAATCCACATCGTGCCTATTGTCAAAGCAATTTGAGATGCCCAAGTGGTCTATTATCTCCAAAACATTCCAAAAATTAGTGTGCGAAGAGGAGCAATTGCAGGCATTAGAGTGCAGTATCAGAGATCTAGAGAGCGGAGCGGAGCTTCTGTTCAGGAGATTGATACAGTGCAGAGTTTCTCTTCTGAATACTCTTAGCTCATAGATACCCCAAGCTCTAATCCCTTGTGATTGGCATCCACCTTTTACAGGATTAGTCAATTATCGAACAGTTTTGCAGCATGTATACTTGTGGCCATGTTTCACTGAACAAAAGCTAAAAGTTCTTTTGCCAATTCATGGTGtgaattatataatttataCATGCCCCTAACATCATTTATACCTTGGCACATGTAtgggaaaaaaaatctttgtgcTTGGAGCATATATAATTTACACGCAACAAATAAAACTAATCTCAAATGAAGTGGGCATTTCCAGTCCTGTTAAATATAAGAGTAAATTTCACCGGCGGTCCTCGAACTTGTTCCGCgttctcatcccggtcccggtACTTGCAAAACGCGCATTCAACACCCTAAACTTGTTCCACTatgtcatcccggtccctaaactagAAAATCAAACGATTACGTCCTCAAATTTGTTCAAACATGTCATTCCGATCCTTAAACTTGATTTTGAGTCTTATATGGGTCAAAACAAGGCGATCTAAAATTTATATATCAAAagtaattcataactttttcatatgaatttgaatgaagataaactttatatcaaaatggtAGCCTCGACGTAATCtacaattttgtagttgaaatatttttgaattaaaactgtttagggtctcaaaatattattgtaagtttaaagattttgaaatttaaaagttaAAATTAATTTTTGGGACTCTGaacaattttaattcaaaaacttttcaACTTTGAAAGTTAATTTACTTTGAAAAGTTTACAATCTTGTAAAACTTGGCATTGATGCTAAATAAGTGATGTCACAGTTATGAGCCTCGTGGCAGAAGTTACCATGCAAATAAATGTTACTCGCATGTCATTGAAGTGCACAATCAATGTTGTAATACCTTTGCCCTTGATGTCACTGAACCCCATGGAGATTCCCAGACAATTTGCCATCATTTACAGTATGATGAAAGGAGTCATGCTCATGCCATACTTCTGTCACTACTGATTTTGATGCTGCCTGCTGAGTGTTGGTCAAAAGACCATCCATCTACACATGCGAATGAATTGAATTCACACAATCCTTGAACCGGGTATCCTGAAACATGTATTTTGACAGGTGAATGTAATTCACTCTTCCTCATTTGGATTGCAGAGTCAAGCCCATAACTGAGGAACTTTCCATGCAACTCTGTTTTTGTTCATTTCAGACTACCAGccattttttctcgaacacgcaggagatctgtgtatcaatatattaagagagagagagaggggcacCCAGAGTACACAGGATTTGTTTGTTTTTCGGGGGGAAACAAACCTGTAAAAATAACCCTACACACACAGACTCCCAGCCATTACTACTCCTAACTGTTAATAAGCGTACTAATACACATGCCACCACATAATATCTAGTTAACAACCTGTTAAACAACTTAACCTGCACTATATTCAAGACCCATAGCAAATTCAGATCCTTTCTACCAATAATTGGGACATGACAGAGTGTCACTCCCATTATCAAGATGCCTGGTGGTCCAGAGTAACATAATCACGTGGAAAACCTTGATGGTGTGGCAATTCTGTAGCACTTTCATGAAACCACAACAGACAACATCTTGGAGATAAATTGGCATGATTCCCTCTGTCTACCACTCAAAAGATGCTCTCTTAGCTACTTCTGGTGTATAAATAGGCCTTGAAGAAGGGATAGACACATCAAACCAAAGTTTCTTCTATCTTCCCCAACATCTCAAGTCTTCAAGCCTCAGATACTCCAGCAGAAACAATGGCTTTCCATCTAAGATCAGTTAGCCTGCCATCAAAGAGGTTCTCCAATCAGGCTGAAGTTGAAGCTGAGCTGCAAAGCCTGGAGGCAAGCATCTCTTCCCCCTCTGCAACCATCGAGTCAACATGCGATGGTTTGAGGAGGCTTGGAGATGTCTACAGCCACATCGAGGAGATCATCCACTTTCCCAGCAACCAAGTTTGCTCCATTCAGCAAAGGAAGGAGTTGGATGCGGAAATGGAAAGTTCTCTCGAGCTAATGGATCTCTGCAACGCCATGCAAGAGAGCTTTGCTGATCTGAAGACAACCATCCAAGATCTGCTGGTGGCTCTCAGAAGGGGAGACGATGCAAGCACTCAGGCCAAGGTCCATACATACACCCGCTTGGTGAAGAAGGCACAGAAGCAATTCAAGAAGACTAGCAAGAAGGCTACCTCTGGCGAGTGCAAGCTGGTCAAGCTAATGCTCAAGGCAAGATTGGCCGCCGCCTGTCTTCTCGAGTTGGCATTGTGCCTTGTATCAAAGGAAGTGGCGATGCCCAAGAGGTCTCTTGTCTCGAAGGCATTCCAGAAGAGAAGCATGGTTGTTTGCAAGGAGGAGCAGTTGCAGGCATTAGAGTGCATCATGGGAGATCTTGAGCATGGAGCAGaacttgtgttcaggaggatgATCCAGAGCAGAGTTGCCCTCCTAAACATCCTTAGCTCATAGATTCTCAAGTGTAGACACTCTAATATCCTGCGATTGGCCTCCGCATTTTAAAAGGATCTGCCAATCCTCATACATGTACAGTACCTGTAAATGTACAGAGAGTAGTGGAACTGAAGAAAACAATTTTGATCCAGGCAAACCTTCCCTGTTTAATGAGCACAAAATGTAATTGCACTAATGACATGATTACAGGAATAATGCTCCGGCCAGTGGACCACCCACTAACTTCCACTAACTAAAGGTTAGTGGGTCTGAATCTGTCAAAAGCATGTGCATCTCCAATGCCTACTGTCTTTGATTTTTCAAGTGGCCATGTTACCTCGCACGCCGCACTTGCTTAGCCCGCCAATCAGCACCCCAATCCCCTTGCTGTGCGGATCAAGCTGGCCTGCTCTGCGTATGCTAAGCACGCCAGCTCCACCCCAAGACGCATCACCGTGTGATTAGCGTCTAGCATTATTGGGTTTGTTCCATCACCCCAATTGCAAGCAGCCAAGCACGATATGGACCATGCGTGGCAACTTTTCGGGCATCCAAAATCCCAGTGCTTCCCCTTGCTAGAACCGATCGAGCGGAACCAATTCATGTATCAGCAATCGAGATGAATGGTAACAGAACGCCACTTGTTCGAAGTAAAGAACAGAGAGTAGAGCGAGACCTCATGGCCCGTGCGGGTAGCACGGCAGAGACCTCGCTGGTGCAGCCAACGAAGGTCCTCGACGTACGGCGGCGGCAACCCCCACGGTGCGACGGACGGAGCTccccggcgtcggcgccgccggtTTTGGCCTCTTCCTGTTGCAGTTGCAGGCCACCTAGTTCCACAGTGGCTGGGCCGAGCCTTACTGGGCCTAAATGCACTGAAAGGAGCATTGCCCAAGAACTATCTTGGCCCGGCCCAAAAAGTGAGGCCCCGACGACCGAGTCCGTCAACTATGACTACGCGACGCTCCCTACAAACTCGCTATGGCGGGCACGCGTGGCGTGCTTGCTCCCAACTCTCATCGTCGCGTCCAACTCCGGCCGGCGACTGGCGACACAGATGCCGCCACAGCGACGAGCCTCCCGTTCCCATACGACGACCGCGGCGCCGTACGCCGAAGCAGGGCTGTGCCTGTCCCGTTGCCACCGGAGAAGGAAAAAGGCCAACCTTGACGTCCCCGGCGAGGATGGCGCGCCTGTGGGCATCCTCCCCGACGACGCGCTCGCTGCGATCTTCTCCCGGGTGCCCTCGGGCGACACTGGGGTCGCGCGCTGCGTCGCGACGTGCAGGCGCTGGGGCCGCGTCGTGgccacgagcgccgccgccatcgcccacGCCCTGCCCAGGCCCTGCGCCGGATTATTCCTTATTTCCTTCCCCACCTCGCCCTCGGCATCCTCCACGGGccagaggacggcggcggccgcaccgCCCGCGCGCGGAGGAAGATCGCTGCCACCACGGGGTCGGCACAGCCGCGCTTAATCCCGATGGCATCCGCCTCGCTTCGTCTGGACTTGGACGGCGACCTGTTCGACTTCGCCCGCCCGGTGGCGTCCCGCAACGGCCGCGTCGTCTTCGAGCTCCGGCGCGAGGCCCGTGCCGACGGCCTCACCCTCTGCGTGTGCAATCCGGTGACGGGGGACGTGCCTGTGCTCCCGCCCCTCGCCGGCGAGGACTGCCCTGGCTACTACGCGTGCGAGATCCTCACCAGGGACGACCTCGACGTCACCGTCGCACCACTGCCGCCGCGCTGCACGCTCGGATTCTTCCGCATTCTGCTTGTCTACAATCGCCGCGGCTTCACGGCGTTGAGGTGCTACTCCTCAGACGCCAGCTGCTGGGGTCCGGAAGGCCGGAAACCCGGCGCCAAGATCAGCAGCCGCATGCTGCAGCAGCTAGGTCCAGCAGCCGTGCTCCGTGGCGTAGCCTACTGGCCCATGCACCGCGCGGCGTTCGGCGTTCGgctggacggcgcggcggccaccATGGACGTGTGCTGGGTGCCTTACAAAACGTCACACTTCCTACCAGATTTCCGGCTGCTGGGCGTGTCGCCGGACGGGGAGCTGAGCTATGTCTGCGTGGGGAGGACCCGAAGACGACACCTCGCCATCATCGTGGAGACCTTACAGCTGCAGAGCGTCGACGATGACATGAGCACGGTGGCTGATCGATGGGAGAGGCAAGGATTCATCCGCCTGCCCCAGTTCGAGGTGCCAGGGGCAACGGCCCTCAAGCTGCGATGGTTCGGCGAGAAGAGCGGCATGCTGCTCTTCACCATCGGAGAAGGCGGCAACACCAGCAGCGCCTTCGCGTTGAACCTCGCGACGAGGTCCGTCGAGAAGCTCGCCGACGGCGTCGAGTGCAACTCGTGGAGGAACTTGTGTGGATACGAGATGGACCGTGCTACGCTCCTTCGGTCGTTAGCCCGGCCCGCCGCTTGTGAAGTTTTATAGGGCGTAGCTAGCACCCAAACGTCCGATCGGAAAACACGTCACTTATGATGCAACAGTTAACTAGTTGCTAGcacctttttttatttatagTTGCTAGCACCTTGAAAAAGAAATGCAACAACTAAATAGTGCTGAAAGAGAACAGTAGTACGTGGATCAACCGCAATCGGATCAAGACAGTTCAGACAGTTCAGTGTGCCAAAATAGAAAGAACCAAAGAAATTGAGTATTCTGTATTTGTGTGGTACTATCGATGTTTTTTTAGTTTATCGTAAGTTCAACCTCTCAAGCTTTTATCAAGATTATATAAAGAAAATGCACAAATATTTATAATGTCAAATTAGTTCTATATTATTCCATTATAGTAGATACACCATGAACAAATTGAAAGTGCATTGTTCACTTATTTCATATCCTAGATgttaatatatattttattgTACTTTTTAAATTGGTCAAAGTTATAAAAGTTTGACTTATGAGAAAGATAATAGCCTACAATTTGTAGCGACGAAGGAATTCATTGATGCAAACATGACATGATCTTTGAAGGGATTTGAATAAAAATATAATTCTTCAGTTGTTTGTACATCCTGACGTTTGGAGTTATGGAAACAAGCAAATGGTTAGTGGATATGGTTCCTCCATGGACAGGAAGGACATATCCATGAAACCTCCTATTTGAACAAACATTGTGTTACATTGCACGATGAAAGAATGCCACGCACCCTAACGTCTAATATAACGACACATCATCTAGTATAAGAACATTAGCAAACATATTTCTGAATGGCTGCCACAAATCATATTTCTGAACATCCGGTTCGTGTTGTGACGGCCATTGGATCTACAGGCCCCCACATTGGGGGCAGTCAGATATCCAAGCCGTTACTTTTTTGAAGCGAAACCAGGCTTCATTGTCTGATGCTCAACTATATTAACCAATGCCCTGAGCCTCGTCTTCCACCCCACCCCGTCTTCTCCCCTCTTAATCCTCTCTAATCCTTGGAAATAACCCATGGATCACCTAAACATCTTGCTTGATGAGGGCCTTGCATCTGGCTGCGCAAGCACTTTGTTTTTGCACAGTTTGCCCATCGATTGTCTGCATGAACTATTGCGGACACGATCATGTCGCCCGTCATCACGATGGCGCCGGCCACCTTGTTTCGGTACTAGAAAAATTTTATCCAATCTTTCTCATCCCGTTCTTGTCCCATTCCTTTGTCATCTAACACGATCTTGGCTCATGATGCCTCACCTTGAAGGTGACGCTCACTATGAACGGGGTTCCCGCTGTCCCAGCTCGCGATGTCAGAATCCAGAGTTTGGAATACGACTGCCGAGGGATCCAGCGGATAATCTTCGAAGTCTCGGATTGGGTGCCACTCGTCCAGCAGCCACGACCTAACTGACGAAATAAGGAGTCATGCCTGAACTATGGAGACCAGGCCAAGTAAGAGTACTGCTCCACTCAAGGCGAGTTGTCCAACACATCttgtttctttcttcttcctcaacttGTTGCTTCTCAGAGTCTCGATGTTCAAGAAGACAATAACTGATAGTTCTTTTCTTGGTTCAGTGTATgggaaaccctaaaccctaaaaaaaagaaatcgatGCGATGTTCGAAGTGATTCTTCTTGTTTGAGTTTTGTTGCTCGCTGGGATATTTTAGCAGTTATAGGGTACGTTGGCAACCGAGGTGGCCTTAGTACCGGCTATGCAGAGACCTACACCTAAGACACACTAACTCACTATAGAGTCGATTAGTTTTTTCAATTTCCAtctacttagtgtataagatCCTTTTGACAGCAAAACTGCTTTctcgcttccgggtggcagagcctaccaatagatgaagctggcttcagAGAGGCGGAGCCTTCCTAAGATGAAGCGCAGACcatttgtgatcccgggtggcagagacAGCATACAatagatcacaacttatacactaagtacttagatATTGGGAGACTAACACTCTACAAGAGAACTCACACCTTTATTCACAACTCAACTTGATACAATACGAGATGACACTTACACTCTATGTGGCTATCCTACCATGACACAACTATACTATATGGCAATCTTGACATCTCCTAGTTAAGACCTCTTATATCATGGTATGGCAAAGGGGATGGGGATACCTCTATTTACAGGACTCCATGGTTCATATGGTGTTGTCATGTATCCATCTTTTACACTCTTCTACGTTTCTCTTCATCTTTATTCTATcatacaaatattttttctttagaGAATTCTATACTTTACCATGAAGCATGATAACTATTACTCATACTTGCTCTCCACTCTTCTAGAACCCTCTTACCATGGTATGATCTTATTCTTATGCATTGCAAAGTTAGTTTTTCGTGATTTCCACAATCTTTTAGAATGTTCCAAGTATGCATTGCATATTTCAAAAGGTATGGTGCTGGCGGGTCGCCGGAGAGGCCCGCAGGTGCCTGAGATGAGTAgatggcagcggcgagcggtggAAGCACAAGCCAGCCAgccttcctttctttttctcttttttgagATTTTTTCATTTCGTTTTAGATGTCGAGTTGTcttgtttgttttttatttttattcttttcCCTGAAGTGGATAAGCTGGACTATTCAAAGTCTTCAGTCGTCTTTCACAATTTTTGGTTTCTTCTTAGAAGATCTTAGAAAGCACTTTGATCGCTAATTAGGGGTGTTAAATAAAAGCAGTTTAGAAAACCAACTTTAGAATCCCAGCGCTGAaatcctgaagaatctaatgaggcatttgaccacATAATTAGAgggtggttactgtagtatcactgtagccaattatcaattaattatcatcattagattcatcgcgaaaagttacatcaaTCAATGAAGAGATTTTACAAACAGACTTTATTTAACGGTCTATGCATACAAGATTCTCTTCTAGAAGAATCCTAgaagagaaaagaagagaagaggaaaccaaacaaggccgatTAGGTCCAGGCGGCCGGACctactgtaaggatcaccggggtgtccgaccctagagggggagggggtgaataggatcgctaatcgctttctatcctagggctcaatctatttgcatgagataaacctaacacgtcctacacatgctagttatgactaaggtttatctatgctactctctacttacccctaaaagacttgcaacctatagtcaatcctaatcaaactaacaaGGAAAGTAAAaacacgcaagatagagtaaatgcggaaacgtaatacggtaagtaaagaggtgaaggagagaatatgcaaactcccgtgaagacaccaagacacgatttaacgtggttcggttaggacaccaagtccctccctatgtccacggccacttgtccaacacgaacaagtgtgatgccgagtctcttcgcttgatcaccgtcttgcgttcaccaccaaggctcccggcaagcaaaggctaagtgaccccaagacaccaagacaaggccaccgccaccgtctctctcgaagcgtcacccacggcaccgtcttcactatcggagcttctcaccaagaggggtctccttccccgcacaaagtgtcgttgcctctccacaccaagtcggagggtcacacgacgagtacacaagatgcttgccgcagcaagacttctctcaagggagctctcgcaagaactaatccctattacaagcactaagcactctcacaagtgtgctcaatcctatatgatgtacaatgaagctctatggtggttggaggtgttcttcaagtgtagtatgcttcagcaactccagcactctcaaatgacccggccatgggggtatatataggcagcacaagcaaatatagccgttagagaaaagctgccagaaaatacttaacgccggttaatccgacgcacctccaatagccatcagTGCTACATGTTCCATCATTTCCTGTAAATTTGTTATCTTTGAGTGCTCTAGTTGATCAAATAGATTGCCGAGTTTCTTTTGATCGAGAGCATTGCATTATTCAAGAAAGAAGGACTGGAAAGAAAATTGGAATTGGTGTTAGGCATGGCGGACTGTGGTACCTTGATCGAAAGGAAGATGGTAAGATCTTGGATGCTGCTTTGGTAGCTAGTATGAATGAAGATGAAGCTAGAGTGATACTTCAACATTGTCGACTAGGCCACTTATCATTTGACACCATGGCCAAAGTTTTCCCAGAAATGATGAGAAAGATAGACAAGAGAAAActtgtatgtgatgcatgtgagTATGGGAAGCATACAAGAGAGACATATATAAGTAGGGGACTTAGGAGCATATCCCCTTTTATGCTTATTCACTCTGATGTGTGGATGTGCCCAGTTTTCTCTGTTAGTGGAATGAATTACTTTGTAACTTTTATCGATTGTTATTCACGAGTGACATGGATATATCTCATGAAACATAAGAGTGAGGTTTTGCGGTGCTTTCAAGATTTTTACTCACTAGTGGGGAATCAATATGATGCTTGCGTGAAGGTATTGAGGACGGACAATGGAGCTGAGTATGTGAATAATGAGTTTGGAAATTTTCTATCTTCTCATGGGATATTGCATCAAACCACATGTCAAGATACACCTCCACAAAATGGAGTGGCTGAGAGAAAGAATCGTCACATCTAGGAGGTAGCTCGTTCACTTATGTATACTATGAATGTGCCAAAATTCTTATGGAATGAGGCAGTAATGACCGCAGTATATCTGATTAATCGTACTCCCTCAAAATTGCTTGGATGGAAAACTCCTTATGAGATGTTGCGAGGAGTGAATGAGTTTATAGTTCCACCTAAAGTATTTGGGTGTACTTGTTTTGTTAGGGATCACCAGCCTTCTGTGGGTAAGTTGGATCCCCGAGCCGTCAAATGTATATTTGTTGGTTATTCTTCTGGACAAAAGAGATATAAATGTTGGTGCCCTACTGAGCGTTGTCTCTTTGTGAGTATGGATGTAACGTTCCGAGAATTTGAACCCTATTATGGGAGAAAACTGATTTAAGCTCCCTATTTGATCTCGAAGGTGACTCGAGCTTAAGCGAAAATGATATAAATATATTACAAGAGAAGGAAGAAAACCAATCAAGGAGAATGGAAATCATGACAGGTTCGA
The Panicum virgatum strain AP13 chromosome 6N, P.virgatum_v5, whole genome shotgun sequence genome window above contains:
- the LOC120679768 gene encoding uncharacterized protein LOC120679768, which gives rise to MAFHLRSVSLPSKRFSNQAEVEAELQSLEASISSPSATIESTCDGLRRLGDVYSHIEEIIHFPSNQVCSIQQRKELDAEMESSLELMDLCNAMQESFADLKTTIQDLLVALRRGDDASTQAKVHTYTRLVKKAQKQFKKTSKKATSGECKLVKLMLKARLAAACLLELALCLVSKEVAMPKRSLVSKAFQKRSMVVCKEEQLQALECIMGDLEHGAELVFRRMIQSRVALLNILSS